Proteins encoded in a region of the Vicia villosa cultivar HV-30 ecotype Madison, WI linkage group LG5, Vvil1.0, whole genome shotgun sequence genome:
- the LOC131607368 gene encoding fucosyltransferase 2-like — MLQISKKFTPFFIVFFIAFSVVLIMHSKSSFFLFEVFTSDKMQFVGENKNAHNIKNVTTNGGTVQNISVHNFKGAYNNVENNTASKVEEKFENGSLISSTNNIEKFLDGLLDSRFDEPSCMSRYHSHLYRKASSHKPSSYLISKLRNYEEIHRRCGPNSKAYHRSMTKILHSKSIKDDAAMCKYLIWKPANGLGNQMVSMVATFLYALLTNRVMLVSFGKDKQGLFCEPFLNSTWLLPENSPFWNENHVETYQSMIEKEKANNNSNLDLPSALFLNLQYQKKIHEKFFHCDDSQALLVRVPLLILRSDQYFAPSLFITPFFNNELEKMFVEKDTVFHHLGRYLFHPSNSAWRLITNIYQKHLAKADEKIGLQIRVYKPTATPQQVIMNLVLNCTLENKLLPKVLDIKSSFSSIGKDRVIKKVVLVASLNPQYGENLKTMYMNKSTTVTGQVIEFFQPSHEEQQKFYDNEHNMKAWVDMYLLSLSDILVTTSLSTFGYVAQGLGNLRPWILYKVVTNKTHYPACEREFSMEPCYHSPPKHFCSGKPIIEFSSSFLYMRECKDYGFGVKLVN; from the exons ATGCTGCAGATTTCCAAGAAATTCACACCATTCTTTATTGTATTCTTCATAGCATTTTCTGTTGTTCTCATCATGCactcaaaatcaagtttctttCTCTTTGAGGTGTTTACAAGTGACAAGATGCAATTTGTTGGAGAAAATAAAAATGCTCACAACATTAAAAATGTTACAACCAATGGAGGAACAGTTCAGAACATATCTGTTCACAACTTCAAAGGAGCCTATAACAATGTCGAAAATAACACCGCGTCAAAG GTGGAAGAAAAGTTTGAAAATGGCTCATTGATAAGTTCCACAAATAACATAGAGAAATTTCTTGATGGACTTCTAGATTCTAGATTTGATGAACCATCATGCATGAGTAGGTATCATTCTCACTTATACCGCAAAGCTTCGTCTCATAAACCTTCTTCATATTTAATATCGAAACTACGAAACTATGAAGAAATTCATAGAAGGTGTGGACCTAATAGTAAAGCTTACCACAGAAGCATGACAAAGATTTTACATTCCAAGAGCATTAAAGATGATGCTGCTATGTGCAAATATCTTATTTGGAAACCAGCTAATGGTTTAGGGAACCAAATGGTTAGCATGGTTGCGACATTTCTATATGCTCTCCTCACAAATCGAGTGATGCTCGTAAGTTTCGGGAAAGACAAACAAGGTCTATTTTGCGAACCGTTTCTGAATTCCACTTGGCTATTACCAGAAAACTCTCCATTTTGGAATGAAAATCATGTTGAAACATATCAAAGCATGATAGAGAAGGAAAAAGCTAACAATAATTCAAATCTGGATTTGCCTTCAGCACTTTTTCTCAATCTacaataccaaaaaaaaattcaTGAGAAGTTTTTTCATTGTGATGATAGTCAAGCTCTTCTCGTTAGGGTTCCTTTGTTGATTTTGCGATCAGATCAATACTTTGCACCTTCTCTTTTCATAACGCCTTTTTTCAACAACGAACTTGAGAAAATGTTCGTTGAAAAAGACACAGTTTTTCACCATTTGGGACGCTACCTCTTCCACCCTTCAAATTCAGCATGGAGACTAATCACAAATATCTATCAAAAACACTTGGCTAAAGCAGATGAGAAAATAGGCCTTCAGATAAGAGTTTATAAGCCTACCGCAACTCCACAGCAAGTAATTATGAATCTAGTTTTAAATTGCACACTAGAAAATAAGCTTCTTCCAAAAGTACTTGATATAAAAAGTTCATTCTCTTCTATTGGCAAAGACAGAGTGATTAAGAAGGTAGTTCTTGTGGCGTCTTTAAATCCACAATACGGTGAGAATTTAAAGACGATGTATATGAATAAATCAACAACGGTTACAGGTCAAGTAATAGAATTTTTTCAACCAAGTCATGAAGAGCAGCAAAAATTTTATGATAATGAGCATAATATGAAGGCTTGGGTTGATATGTACTTGCTAAGTTTATCTGATATATTGGTTACTACTTCTTTGTCTACTTTTGGATATGTTGCTCAAGGTTTGGGAAACTTGAGGCCTTGGATTCTTTATAAGGTAGTAACCAATAAAACTCATTATCCAGCTTGTGAAAGAGAGTTCTCAATGGAACCTTGTTATCATTCTCCTCCTAAGCATTTTTGTAGTGGTAAGCCTATAAttgaattttcttcttcttttctctaTATGAGGGAATGTAAGGATTATGGTTTTGGTGTAAAGCTTGTTAATTAA